In Leeia speluncae, a genomic segment contains:
- the rpoZ gene encoding DNA-directed RNA polymerase subunit omega gives MARITIDDCLKRMANRYNLTLAATTRARQIANGSTPQVDAARDKPTVVALREMAQGKLSEEILKRYRDF, from the coding sequence ATGGCACGTATTACCATTGATGATTGCCTGAAAAGAATGGCAAACCGTTACAACCTGACATTGGCTGCGACCACTCGTGCTCGCCAGATTGCGAATGGCTCTACTCCACAGGTAGATGCTGCACGTGACAAGCCAACAGTTGTTGCATTGCGTGAAATGGCGCAGGGCAAATTGTCAGAAGAGATTCTTAAGCGTTATCGCGATTTTTAA
- the hemF gene encoding oxygen-dependent coproporphyrinogen oxidase has translation MDLQAVKQYLQGLQQQIVDGLSSFDGKSFERDEWVRPQGGGGISCLIEDGHFFERGGVLFSHVQGDRLPPSASASRPEIAGRRWEAMGVSLVLHPRNPYCPTVHLNVRFFCAMEEGAEPVWWFGGGMDLTPYYGFTEDAVHFHQTCADAVSPFGEQYYPQLKKQCDQYFYLKHRQEPRGIGGLFFDDFNLLGFDASFAFTRSVGDAFLKAYLPIIAKRKEMPFGEKEREFQLYRRGRYVEFNLVFDRGTLFGLQSGGRTESILLSMPPLVSWKYDWQPEEGTEEAKLYTDFLIEKDWLGRGS, from the coding sequence ATGGATTTGCAAGCAGTAAAACAATATCTTCAAGGTCTACAGCAGCAGATTGTCGATGGGCTTTCTTCTTTTGATGGAAAGTCTTTTGAGCGAGATGAATGGGTTCGTCCACAAGGTGGTGGCGGGATTTCTTGCTTGATAGAAGATGGCCATTTCTTTGAGCGTGGCGGGGTGTTGTTCTCTCATGTACAGGGAGATCGCTTACCTCCGTCTGCATCTGCTAGCCGTCCTGAAATTGCAGGCCGTCGCTGGGAGGCGATGGGTGTTTCTTTAGTATTGCATCCACGTAATCCCTATTGCCCAACTGTACATTTAAATGTGCGCTTTTTCTGTGCGATGGAAGAGGGCGCAGAACCCGTTTGGTGGTTTGGGGGCGGAATGGATTTAACCCCCTATTATGGATTTACCGAAGATGCCGTACATTTTCATCAAACCTGTGCCGATGCGGTTAGCCCTTTTGGCGAGCAATATTACCCGCAACTGAAAAAACAATGTGACCAATATTTCTATTTAAAACATCGCCAAGAACCTCGTGGTATTGGTGGTTTGTTTTTTGATGATTTTAACCTATTAGGTTTTGACGCTTCTTTTGCATTTACCCGTTCGGTGGGCGATGCATTCCTAAAGGCGTATTTGCCGATCATCGCAAAACGCAAAGAGATGCCTTTTGGTGAAAAAGAAAGAGAATTTCAACTGTATCGCAGAGGCCGTTACGTTGAGTTTAATTTGGTGTTTGACCGGGGTACGCTGTTTGGTCTTCAATCTGGCGGAAGAACAGAATCTATCTTGCTTTCTATGCCGCCATTGGTTTCTTGGAAATATGATTGGCAACCAGAAGAAGGTACTGAAGAGGCGAAGTTATATACCGATTTCTTGATAGAAAAAGACTGGTTAGGACGTGGTAGTTAG
- a CDS encoding GNAT family N-acetyltransferase has protein sequence MADFLIRAATPADVASIHQMILDLAEFEQLTHLVVATEQDLHQQLFTDSPFIFAFVVEQAGKVVAFSLCFKNYSTFLGKPGLYLEDLYVQPAARGMGIAKAMLRYLAKEAVARGYGRFEWTVLDWNANAIALYESMGAELMNEWRICRVTGDALLKLAGD, from the coding sequence ATGGCTGACTTTCTTATCCGTGCAGCAACGCCTGCAGATGTGGCTTCTATTCATCAAATGATTTTAGACCTTGCAGAATTTGAGCAACTAACCCATTTAGTCGTTGCGACAGAGCAAGATTTGCATCAGCAATTGTTTACTGATAGTCCTTTTATTTTTGCCTTTGTGGTTGAGCAAGCGGGCAAGGTGGTGGCGTTTTCGCTGTGCTTTAAAAATTACTCTACCTTCTTAGGTAAACCCGGTCTTTACTTGGAGGATCTGTATGTGCAACCTGCTGCGCGGGGAATGGGCATTGCTAAAGCGATGTTGCGTTATCTAGCGAAAGAAGCGGTGGCGAGAGGGTATGGTCGATTTGAATGGACGGTACTGGATTGGAATGCCAACGCCATTGCCCTGTACGAGTCGATGGGCGCTGAACTAATGAATGAATGGCGAATCTGCCGTGTAACCGGCGATGCATTGCTGAAACTTGCTGGAGATTAA
- the gmk gene encoding guanylate kinase translates to MEKGNIFIVAAPSGAGKTTLVSALLAADANVKLSVSFTTRSPRPGEENGKDYHFVSRDAFVDMIGKGDFLEHAEVYGNFYGTSEKWIREQLATGQDILLEIDWQGAQQVRKLFPEAISVFILPPSLEVLEQRLRGRGKDSEEAIQVRLKSAQDEIRHVDEYDYVIVNELIDASVHDIISIVRAARLRIVNQSRKFAQLMSELKGV, encoded by the coding sequence ATGGAAAAAGGCAATATTTTTATCGTGGCAGCGCCATCTGGTGCCGGTAAAACCACTCTGGTGTCTGCTTTATTAGCAGCAGATGCTAATGTGAAACTGTCCGTTTCATTTACGACTCGTTCTCCTCGCCCAGGAGAAGAGAATGGTAAGGACTATCACTTTGTTAGCCGTGATGCGTTTGTCGACATGATTGGCAAAGGCGATTTCCTAGAGCACGCAGAAGTGTATGGTAATTTCTACGGTACCTCAGAAAAATGGATTCGTGAGCAGTTAGCCACAGGGCAAGACATTTTGCTAGAAATCGACTGGCAAGGCGCTCAGCAAGTTCGTAAATTATTCCCAGAAGCCATTTCTGTATTTATCTTACCGCCTTCATTGGAAGTGCTAGAGCAACGTTTACGTGGTCGTGGTAAAGATTCTGAAGAAGCGATTCAAGTGCGCTTAAAGTCTGCACAGGACGAAATTCGTCATGTGGATGAATACGACTATGTGATTGTTAACGAGCTGATCGATGCATCCGTTCATGACATTATCAGCATTGTGCGTGCGGCGCGTTTAAGAATCGTCAATCAATCCCGCAAGTTTGCCCAACTGATGTCCGAGCTCAAGGGCGTTTAA
- a CDS encoding TatD family hydrolase, translating into MWIDTHCHLDAPEFKPDLATLMADAQQSGVSAWVVPAVTLATCTDVIALSEQQSACIPALGLHPIYADAVHEMSHIDQLDELLATHRPWAVGEIGLDFFVEGLDEKKQTDLFVAQLKLARKYDLPVVLHVRRSQDKILKYLRQFPVKGGFAHAFNGSDQQAMQFVQMGFKLGFGGAMTYSRALRIRHLAVTLPLDSIVIETDGPDIPPEWAPHQRHTPDQLPRIAKVLAALRGGIALDELSIQLRINTEVALGRALPV; encoded by the coding sequence ATGTGGATAGACACTCACTGTCACTTAGATGCGCCAGAATTTAAACCGGATCTTGCAACACTGATGGCTGATGCACAACAATCAGGCGTATCTGCTTGGGTGGTGCCCGCGGTAACACTGGCAACGTGCACGGATGTGATTGCACTATCTGAACAACAAAGTGCGTGTATTCCTGCACTTGGCTTGCATCCCATTTATGCCGATGCTGTACATGAAATGTCTCATATTGATCAATTAGATGAATTGCTGGCGACGCATCGGCCTTGGGCGGTGGGTGAGATTGGTCTGGATTTTTTTGTGGAAGGGTTGGATGAAAAGAAACAAACTGATTTGTTTGTCGCCCAACTAAAACTAGCCAGAAAATATGATCTACCGGTTGTGCTACATGTACGTCGTTCGCAAGATAAAATCCTTAAATACTTGCGGCAGTTTCCGGTAAAAGGTGGTTTTGCCCATGCATTTAATGGCAGTGACCAACAAGCAATGCAGTTTGTCCAAATGGGGTTTAAATTAGGGTTTGGTGGTGCGATGACTTATTCACGCGCCTTAAGAATCCGTCATCTAGCCGTGACACTCCCGCTAGATTCGATCGTGATAGAAACCGATGGGCCAGATATCCCGCCGGAGTGGGCGCCGCATCAACGTCATACCCCTGATCAATTACCTCGGATTGCAAAAGTATTGGCAGCGTTAAGAGGTGGGATAGCATTAGATGAACTCTCTATACAATTAAGAATCAATACAGAAGTCGCGTTAGGCAGAGCGCTACCCGTTTAA
- a CDS encoding NCS2 family permease, translating to MLLENLFKLKEHGTDVKTEVIAGFTTFLTMAYIVIVNPGILSITGMDFNAVFVATCLAAALGTAIMALVANYPIALAPGMGLNAYFTFTVVKGMGVPWQAALGAVFISGVIFLAVSLFKVREAIVNAIPKSLKFAISAGVGLFLAIIALKGAGVIVGSPATLVTMGDLHDAKVLLAIFGFFLIVALEYRKVHGSIIIGILAVTVLSIILGLSKFEGVFAPVPSMAPTFMQMDLNGALSAGLVGVIFVFFFVDLFDTTGTLVGVCHRAGLLDKDGKLPRLKRALMADSVAITAGAALGTSSTTAYIESAAGTSVGGRTGLTALVVALLFLACLWISPLAKTVPAYATAPALCYVAVLMTRGLAEIDWEDLTESAPAVITAVAMPFTYSIADGIAFGFISYVAIKLLAGRFADLKPTVLVIAGLWIVKLAFFH from the coding sequence ATGCTGCTGGAAAATCTCTTTAAGCTCAAAGAGCATGGAACAGATGTAAAAACAGAGGTCATCGCAGGGTTTACCACCTTCTTGACGATGGCCTATATCGTTATTGTTAACCCAGGTATTTTATCCATCACAGGTATGGATTTTAATGCGGTTTTTGTCGCAACGTGTTTAGCGGCGGCATTGGGTACCGCGATTATGGCGTTAGTGGCTAACTACCCGATTGCGCTAGCACCAGGCATGGGTCTCAACGCGTACTTCACATTTACTGTTGTAAAAGGCATGGGTGTGCCTTGGCAAGCCGCACTGGGCGCAGTGTTTATCTCTGGCGTGATCTTCCTTGCGGTAAGCTTATTTAAAGTGCGAGAAGCGATTGTGAATGCAATTCCTAAATCGCTAAAGTTCGCGATTTCAGCAGGGGTTGGCTTATTTTTAGCCATCATCGCGCTGAAAGGTGCTGGTGTCATTGTAGGCAGCCCTGCAACGCTGGTTACCATGGGAGATCTTCACGATGCAAAAGTATTGCTGGCTATCTTTGGCTTCTTCCTGATTGTTGCATTGGAATATCGCAAGGTTCACGGTTCGATCATCATTGGTATTTTGGCCGTCACCGTGCTCTCGATTATCCTTGGTTTATCTAAATTTGAAGGTGTGTTTGCCCCTGTTCCGAGCATGGCACCCACCTTTATGCAGATGGATCTAAACGGCGCACTATCAGCAGGTCTAGTTGGCGTTATTTTTGTTTTCTTCTTTGTTGATTTGTTTGATACAACCGGCACATTAGTGGGCGTTTGTCACCGCGCTGGTTTATTAGATAAAGATGGAAAATTGCCACGTCTAAAACGTGCATTGATGGCGGACTCTGTCGCCATTACAGCCGGTGCAGCACTTGGCACTTCTTCTACAACCGCCTATATTGAATCTGCAGCAGGTACTTCTGTAGGTGGCCGCACCGGTCTAACCGCATTAGTAGTGGCGCTTTTATTCTTGGCTTGCCTATGGATTTCTCCACTAGCGAAAACGGTGCCGGCATACGCCACTGCACCAGCACTTTGCTATGTAGCGGTGTTAATGACACGCGGCCTTGCAGAAATTGACTGGGAAGATCTAACAGAATCTGCCCCAGCGGTAATTACCGCAGTAGCAATGCCATTTACCTACTCGATTGCCGATGGTATTGCATTTGGCTTTATTAGCTATGTCGCCATCAAACTATTGGCTGGTCGTTTTGCAGATTTAAAACCAACCGTACTAGTGATTGCCGGTCTTTGGATCGTCAAACTAGCTTTCTTCCACTAA
- a CDS encoding RelA/SpoT family protein, which produces MDGAAIPLSTDAVGSGKVESAPASPHEQLEQSLELFFSKLKYLPQPDIDLLEAAYRFSEVAHEGQYRKSGEPYISHPLAVATILADWHLDPQVLMAALLHDVVEDTAVTKEELQELFGKPVAELVDGLSKLEKIEFQSHEEAQAENFRKMLLAMARDIRIILIKIADRLHNMQTLDAMRADKQRRIARETMDIYAPIANRIGLNAVYQSLQDLSFRYLHPNRYQVLSKAVKAARGNRRQLIDKILAALQTKLESAKLKFSVSGREKNLFSIYKKMQEKHLTFSEVLDIYGFRVVVEDEPSCYLTLGALHALYKPIPGKFKDYIAIPKANGYQSLHTTLFGPYGTPIEVQIRTKDMHRTAEDGIASHWMYKSTDGHMNEAHQRTHKWLQRLLDIQSESGDAAEFLEHIKVDLFPDEVYVFTPKGRILALPQGATPIDFAYAVHTDIGTHCVAARINYELMPLRTRLRSGDRVEIVTDNQAFPNPSWLSFVSTGKARSQIRHYLKTMQYNESVALGESLLEQAFDVLAPTRGDHPPEMWDRYLKEIGSKSKDEVLADIGLGKKLSMVVARALLKLSGIEAADMSGLPAIQLRGWESSALHYGKCCYPLPGDKIVGLVTKGQGLVVHMSDCHHVTNPEVNPENLVEIDWDPPSDKQYDVGLDVIAVNDRGVLAQVAAVVSDHNANIVNVHLEEFDQRPNFTYIRFLLQVQNRAQLEDIIRNLHAMQIVESIRRRRN; this is translated from the coding sequence ATGGACGGGGCCGCCATTCCACTAAGTACAGATGCAGTCGGTTCTGGCAAAGTTGAGTCTGCGCCGGCCTCTCCCCATGAGCAGCTTGAGCAAAGCCTCGAGCTTTTTTTCTCCAAACTTAAATATTTACCTCAGCCTGATATTGATCTATTAGAAGCGGCCTATCGCTTTAGCGAAGTGGCGCACGAGGGACAATATCGTAAGAGCGGGGAACCCTACATTTCCCACCCACTCGCGGTGGCGACGATTCTTGCTGATTGGCATTTAGATCCTCAGGTCTTGATGGCGGCGCTCTTGCACGATGTGGTGGAAGATACCGCGGTAACCAAGGAAGAGTTGCAAGAATTATTTGGTAAGCCAGTCGCAGAGTTAGTCGACGGTCTATCTAAACTAGAAAAAATCGAATTCCAAAGTCACGAAGAAGCCCAAGCAGAGAATTTTCGTAAAATGCTGCTGGCCATGGCGCGTGACATCCGCATTATTCTGATCAAGATTGCGGATCGTCTGCACAATATGCAGACGCTTGATGCGATGCGTGCAGATAAACAGCGTCGCATCGCACGTGAAACGATGGATATTTACGCCCCCATTGCGAACCGCATTGGCTTAAACGCGGTGTATCAGTCGTTACAAGATCTTAGTTTCCGTTATCTTCACCCCAATCGGTATCAGGTTTTATCCAAAGCGGTGAAAGCTGCGCGCGGTAATCGCCGGCAGCTAATTGATAAAATCTTGGCTGCACTACAAACCAAGCTAGAGTCTGCCAAATTAAAGTTCTCTGTTTCCGGTCGCGAGAAAAACCTGTTTAGCATCTATAAGAAAATGCAAGAAAAGCATCTGACATTTTCTGAGGTGTTAGATATTTATGGTTTTCGCGTGGTGGTAGAAGATGAGCCTTCATGCTATTTGACATTGGGTGCTTTGCACGCCCTCTATAAGCCAATCCCGGGTAAGTTTAAAGACTACATCGCCATCCCGAAAGCAAACGGTTATCAATCGTTGCACACTACTTTATTTGGCCCGTACGGAACGCCAATTGAAGTTCAAATCCGTACGAAAGATATGCATCGCACGGCAGAGGATGGCATTGCTTCTCACTGGATGTATAAGAGTACCGATGGCCACATGAATGAGGCGCATCAGCGCACGCATAAGTGGTTGCAACGTTTGCTTGATATTCAGTCTGAAAGCGGCGATGCCGCCGAATTTCTTGAACATATCAAGGTCGATCTCTTCCCTGACGAAGTGTATGTGTTTACGCCCAAAGGCCGCATTTTGGCCTTGCCACAAGGCGCAACCCCAATCGACTTTGCTTATGCAGTGCATACCGATATTGGTACGCATTGTGTGGCCGCGCGGATTAATTACGAACTCATGCCACTTCGTACACGCCTAAGAAGTGGTGATCGGGTAGAGATTGTGACGGATAATCAGGCGTTCCCGAACCCGTCATGGTTATCTTTTGTTTCTACCGGTAAGGCGCGTTCGCAAATTCGCCATTACCTAAAAACCATGCAATACAACGAATCCGTTGCATTGGGTGAGAGTTTGCTTGAGCAAGCCTTTGATGTACTGGCACCAACGCGGGGAGATCACCCTCCTGAAATGTGGGATCGTTACCTGAAAGAGATTGGCTCGAAATCGAAAGATGAAGTGCTAGCTGATATTGGTTTAGGTAAGAAGCTCTCGATGGTAGTTGCACGTGCGCTATTGAAACTGAGCGGTATAGAAGCTGCTGACATGAGTGGCCTGCCTGCTATTCAACTGCGTGGTTGGGAAAGCTCTGCACTACATTATGGTAAGTGTTGTTATCCACTGCCGGGCGACAAGATTGTGGGTTTGGTGACAAAAGGGCAGGGCTTAGTTGTCCACATGTCTGATTGTCATCACGTAACCAACCCAGAGGTTAACCCGGAGAATCTTGTGGAAATCGATTGGGATCCGCCATCCGATAAGCAATACGATGTCGGCCTAGATGTTATTGCGGTGAACGACCGTGGCGTGTTAGCACAAGTGGCTGCGGTGGTATCTGATCACAATGCCAATATTGTGAATGTGCATTTAGAAGAGTTTGATCAACGACCAAACTTCACTTACATTCGCTTCTTGTTGCAAGTGCAAAATCGCGCTCAGTTAGAAGATATTATCCGTAACTTGCATGCGATGCAGATTGTCGAAAGTATTCGCCGCCGCCGTAACTAA
- a CDS encoding adenine phosphoribosyltransferase: MENLSNLDYAGYLKSWIRTVPNWPHDGVMFRDITPVLQNPKTFRLLIDIFVHRYMDQKIDMVAGLDARGFILGSVLAYELNVGFIPIRKKGKLPFTTVAEEYELEYGNATVEMHTDACKAGDRIVLIDDLIATGGTMMAGYKLLTRLGAEVIETAAIVDLPELGGSKLIKDKQIPLFTICDFEGL; this comes from the coding sequence ATGGAAAACTTAAGTAATCTGGATTATGCCGGCTATTTAAAGAGCTGGATTCGTACTGTGCCTAACTGGCCGCATGATGGAGTGATGTTTCGCGACATTACTCCTGTTTTGCAAAACCCAAAAACCTTCCGTCTATTGATTGATATTTTTGTTCACCGCTATATGGATCAAAAAATCGACATGGTGGCAGGCTTAGATGCACGCGGTTTCATTTTAGGCTCTGTACTTGCTTACGAACTAAATGTCGGCTTCATCCCGATTCGTAAAAAAGGCAAACTACCGTTCACCACGGTTGCTGAAGAGTATGAGCTAGAGTATGGCAACGCCACCGTAGAAATGCATACGGACGCCTGCAAAGCGGGTGACCGTATTGTATTGATCGATGACTTGATCGCGACTGGCGGCACCATGATGGCTGGCTACAAATTACTAACACGCCTAGGCGCAGAAGTGATTGAAACAGCTGCAATTGTTGACTTGCCAGAACTAGGTGGCAGCAAGCTG